CCTTTCCAGATGGAGATGTTGTTGTTGTAAGCCGAAGGCAAGCCGTTTTGATCTGTGTATTGCTCCAAACTCGTAGTACGCTGGTAGTCGTCATCAATCTTGATCCGAAACACCCCTTTGTATCCATGACATACCCAAAACGTATTGTCCTCCACACTTTGCATGATGTCTCGCCCAGAAATATCAAAGCCGTTGATTTTGTTTTTGTAAACGAAACTCCCCCGCTCGTACTTGATCAAATACAACCCGTCGTAGGCACATGCCAAATAGTGGTGTGGCTTTCCTTCGATCGGGATGACCTTCCAGACCCCGTTGGTTTGATTGACAAATGAGGTCCTCTGTCCCTCCAGGACATATACCCCTCGATCATGTGCTACGACGATCTTTCCTTCGTACAAGTGCAAGGACCAAGCTTGAGCCTCTAACCCAGGGACAATCGAAAAATCGTCACTGGATAGTGTCGCTTCATCTCCCTCATAGGTCGCTACATACACTCCTTGGTTAGTAGCCACATAGAATTTGTGATCATACAGCAGTGCATCGTACACAGCTGCATCTTCGAAAAGCTTGGAGATATGCGAAGGTATCTCAATACAGTCAATTCCTTTGTTGAGCAAAGCCCAAACACTTCCATCTCTGGTTTGATAAAGATTAAGCACGGTGTTGTTTTGCAAATTTTCGAAGGTTCGTCCTTCTTGGAGTCTTTGGTCTGTGAGCTCAAAGACACGCACCTTGCTGTTGATCATACCTAGGAAATAACTCCCCTCCCTGCTTTTGATCACGCAAAATATCTGATCTCCAGAATCGTCTGGCACATGATTCATCAACAGCTCAAACTTACTCGTGACTAAGTCCAAAGAGTAGGATTTGCCTACTCTACTAAATATTACCAGTTCGCGCTTGGAGCGGCCTGGTAGCAAAGCGCACAATTCTTCTCCATCGTACCTATCACTGGCTATCAGTTTTTCTGTCTCGAGGTTTTTGAGATTCAGTCTTTTGATACCCCAGTGATCCACCACGTAGAGGTGATCATTGATCACATTCATTCGGGTAAACTGCCCATGTGCTGGGAGAGTCACCGCACGGCGGTTTTTGACAGCTATCAGTTGCTTGAAACTCCGAAATACAACGAAGCCATCTAACTCATCGATCTGCCATATGTCTTCAAAATTGCGATCTTCTGGACGAAGCACATCCAAGAGAGACACGTATTTGTATTGACCGATATCGTTTCGAACTATTCGACCTAGATCATTGTACCCACCCACGTAGACATTGCCATCACTGGCATATTTCAACCCGCGTACCGTTGATCCGTTGGGCAACCGAAGCAAACTCCATCGTTCGCCATCGTAGATCGCTACTCCGTCGTTGTTGCCAAAGTAAAGTACCCCCTCCGCGTCTTCAGCCATAGTCCAAAACTGCGAATCGAATCGATAATCCTCCTCCGTATAATGGACAACTTGAGGAGTACCGTTGATGTTGAATTTCTTTACCTCCCCTAAACTTTGGGCGACACGCTCTACCGATTCTTCGGCATACAGCTGAGTCACACAGCACCATAGCAATAGGCAATACAATAGTTGTCTCATATACGAATCCTCACAATCAAAAAAACCTCAACACGCTGAAAATCAATACATATACATGTAATGAAGTAGTAATAAAGTATTTAATTCTTTCTGCTGGTGTATATAAAGTGTGGTGATAGACTAAAACAACCACACCAGTGATGATACATTTGAAATACTGCTTGCCAACTTGGAGCAGTAGAGTTACCTTCCAGCAAAAGCTAGAGCAAAGTAACTAAATTTCATCCAACATTATGAGGCTCTACTATAGCCTTTATAGAGTTGGCTTTTTATCACCCATTTTATATACACCAAAGTGAAAGACATCAAAACACTATTCCGCCAATCCGTCCTGCTCCTACTCTGCATGACTCCCTACTTATGCTCCGCCCAATACCTCACCACAGACGGCACTCAAATCATAGATGGTGAAGGCAAAGAAATCATCCTAAGAGGCATCGGCCTAGGAGGATGGATGCTCCAAGAAGGCTACATGCTACGTACTACCGGTCCTCAGCACCAAATAGAAGCAAAAATTGAAGACCTCCTTGGCAAAGAAAAAAAGGAAGAATTCTACGAGGCTTGGCTATCCAATCACTGCCAAAAAATCGACATTGACTCCATGGCATCTTGGGGCTACAATTCGGTACGACTCCCGATGCATTACAAGCTATTCACCCCTCCCATCGAAGAAGAAGAAGAAAACGCAGGACAAATCACTTGGAACGAAGAAGGTTTTGAAATGGTGGACGAACTCCTCTCATGGGTCAAAGCCAATGACATGTACCTGATCCTAGATCTACATGCCGCACCAGGCGGTCAAGGTGAAAACGAAGACATCAGCGACTATGACCGTACCAAACCCTCTCTTTGGGAAAGCACAGCCAATCAAGACAAAATGGTTGCCCTCTGGAAAAAACTAGCCGAGCGCTATGCCGACGAGCCCAACATCGGTGCCTATGACATCATCAACGAACCCAACTGGGGATTTCAGAATCATGCCGATGACCTCAACGGCTGCTCCGAAAGCCAAAACACTCCTCTCTGGAACCTACAAAAGAAAATAACAGCTGCCATCCGAGAAGTAGACCAAAACCACATAGTCATCATCGAAGGCAACTGCTGGGGCAACAACTACGCCGGCCTTCCGGCCCTGTGGGACGACAACCTCGTCCTCAGCTATCACAAATATTGGAATAGCAATAGCCAAGCTTCCATACAAGGAATGCTCGACATGCGAACCAACCGAAACGTACCCATATGGCTCGGCGAGACAGGTGAAAATTCCAACGCATGGTTTGCTGATGCCATCGAACTCTTCGAAACCAACCACATGGGTTGGTCATGGTGGCCACTCAAAAAAATGGGAAGCAACAACCCTCTTCAAGTTGAAATCAATGACGGCTACCAAGACATCCTCGACTACTGGTCAGGCAGTGCATCCCAACCAACGGAAGAAAATGCCTACCGCTCACTCATGGAACTGGCCGAAAACCTCAAACTGGAAAACAACACCTACCATCCTGATGTAGTCGACGCGATGATCCGCCAACCACACAGCACGGAGACTCTCCCCTACAAAAACAACCGACTATCCGAGACAGAAACCACACGCATATTTGCAGTGGACTATGACCTAGGTAGAGCAGGATCTGCCTACCATGACATAGGGTATACCAATGAAACAGGACAACCAGGTGGGCTTGCATGGAATCAAGGCTATGCGTATCGCAACGATGGAGTAGATATCCAAACAGGCCAAGACGACATCTCCAACGGGTATACCGTCGGCTGGACCGAAAAGGGAGAATGGCTTCTCTACACTCTCGACGTCCCTGCAGATGGACAGTATCAAATCGATTTGCGCTATGCATCCAACACCGACGATACCGCTCTACGACTCTATGTCAACGACAGTGATCAAACGGGGACTGTCCAACTCCCCAACTCCGGCGGGTTCAACGCATGGAGCACACAGACCGTGGGACAACTCGTCCTCTATCAAGGGACTCAAAAACTCAAGCTCTACATCGAAAATGGAGGATTCAATGCGAACTATATCACGTTCGACTTAAAAAAAAACTAAATGAAGTACTGCTAGAAGGGCAAGCAGCTGCGACAAGTGAGTCTGGCGATCAGATTCATTTGTCGCTCAACAAACAGCTAGATGTCGTAACCATAGAGGGCAATCCCGGCTTTCGGCTCGGAGTGGATGGCATCTACACCGAACTCGGCCAAGCCACTCTCGATGAGTCCAATCCTCGAATCCTGCACATCACCAATACCCTCCCCCTCATCGATACCCACCAACTGACGCTCAGCTACAGCGGTACACAAATCCAAGCCACGGATGGCAGTTTTTTGCAAGAATTCTCTGAGCTGCCTGTAGACAACCACCTTCCCGTCTACACGGTACTCCCTGCCAAAATCGAAGCAGAAAACTACATCACCAACATCGGTCTCGTCCATGAAAACACCACCGATGCTGGAGGTGGAGAAAATCTCGGCCACACTGCCACTGGGGATTATGTAGACTACCACGTCACAGTGCAGGATACGACTGTATTCCAAATAGACGCTCGTGTAGCCTCAGAAAGTGCCGGCGGCACCCTCGAACTACAACAACTGAATGAGAATAACGAAATCATCCAAAAGGTCCAGCTGAGCTTCGGCCCCACAGGTGGCTGGCAAACCTGGACCACTGTGAGTACATCCGCTATACTCTACCCCTACCGCGGCACGCTCCGCATCAAAGTCATAGCACCTGAATTCAACCTCAACTGGATCCGCTTCAGCAAAACAGTTCTCTCCACGCCCAGCCATGAACGCTCTGCCAACCTACAACTCTACCCAAACCCCACTCGTGACGAAGTACAGGTAGAAATACCCAACGAGAAAGGCACAGCAACACTATCCCTCACAGACCTCAATGGTCGAGTCTGGCGGACCGAATCAATTGATCTCGCACACCCCCATCCTCTCTCCATACACGGCCTGAGCAGTGGAGCGTACATTGTCGAAATCCGCAGCTCGCACACTACCTGGAGGCAACGCCTTCTTATAAACTGACAAGTCTCACCACTGCTCACTCAAAACATCCCCATCGAAATCACACGATGGGGATGTTCTGCTTTAGGGGGGCTAATGATTGCCAATCGATTGTATTGAAAAGTGTAAAACCAACCGATGACCATAGACAGACAGGACGCCTTCCTTACACCCAAAAAACATCCAAATAAAACACCGCATTCAGGTAAAAAAATAGCAAAAAAACACCGTGTTTTACACTCACTTTTTTACATTCAAAAATCTGTATACCAATACATTACACAGGATGAAGTAGTTAAAACGTAGAACAAATCCAGACAGGTGTATTTTAAGCGTACAGCGAAATTAAACTCTGCCAAAAGCATGCAATACATTTGAAAACTTATGAAAGTAAAAGTGCCTCCAAACAGCACTTTTTGTTAAATGATTATTAAAGACTAAAGTATGAAATTACAAACTCTACAATTATTGCAGAGGTCTATCAGACCCCTCATGGTTTTGTGTCTCACTTTGCTTTGGAGTTTCGCGCAAGCGCAAACTACAGTAAGAGGTAAGGTCACAGACGAAACTGGCGAAAGCTTGCCAGGTGTTTCGATTCTAGTAAAAGGTACAACAACAGGTACTGTATCTGATCTAGACGGCAACTACAGCATCAATATTGACGACTCTGATGCTGTTCTTAGTTACTCATTTATTGGTTTTTTGACACAAGAAGCTACAGTAGGCAGTCGCACGACGATTGACATCACCCTACCCATGGACGTACAGTCTCTCGAAGAGGTCGTCGTGATCGGTTACGGTGAGCAAAAAAAGAGCTTGTCCACAGGAGCCATTTCTTCTGTGAAGGCCCAAGAATTGCAAACGGTATCTACGGGTAGAATAGACCAAGCACTACAAGGTAGAACACCGGGTGTATCAATCCGCCCTACCTCTGGATCTCCAGGAGCAAGTACTAAAATCAGAATCAGGGGGGTATCATCCAATGGCGGATCTGACCCACTATTCATCATCGATGGAGTACGAACTGGTGCTGCAGGCATGGACTACCTGAGTCCAAACGACGTAGAATCCATCGAAGTGCTCAAAGATGCTGCTTCGTCAGCGATCTACGGTGCTGAAGGCGCCAACGGTGTAGTCATCGTCACTACCAAAAAAGGTAAGCCAAACACCGGAAGCATTACTTATAGTGGCCAATACGGTGTGCAATCCATGGACCCTAGTTTGATGCCACTCATGACTGCTCCACAGTACCAAGAGTACATGACAGCTGCTGGTGCTCCAGGTGCCCCTACCCCTGCAGACATCAATGGGATAGGTGACGGTACCGACTGGCTAGATGAAATGACACAAAACGCTCCGCAGCAAAGTCACACGTTGTCTTTCGCTGGTGGTACAGAGAAATCTACCTACTTCATCTCTGGTACGATGTTTCAGCAAGATGGAGTCATCGGTGGTGACAAGTCTAGATTCAACCGCTACACTGCTCGATTGAACTCCAACCACAAATTGAAAGAATGGATCTCAGTAGGACAAAACCTATCGTACTCTTACATTCAAAAAAGTGGATTGGCAGAAAATGACGAATTCGGTGGTTTGGTAGCCAGTGGATTGGCTCTTGACCCAGTCACTCCAGTATCCTACACGGGTTCGACGCTCCCAGCACACGTACAATCGGCAGTAGATGCTGGCCAGCCTCTCGTGAGAGATTCCAACGGCGACTACTACGGGATTTCTCAGTTCGTCAAAGGAGAGTACGGCAACCCGCTAGCACGTATCGACCTCCAGCAAGGTCAAACGGTACAAAACAAAATCTTGGGTAACGCCTTTGTAGAGATCAAGCCAATCGAAGGATTGACGATCACCTCACGTGTCGGTATCGATGCTGCATTCCAAAGATTCCACACTTGGACACCTACCTTCTGGTTCTCTTCTGAAAGCCTCAACACCGTGGCAAACGGTAGCGATGAATGGCAAGAATGGTATACATGGCAGTGGGAAAACTTCGCAAGCTATGACAAGACCATCGGAGATCACCACTTCAACCTATTGGCTGGTACTGCCATTCAAAAATACACCTACAACAACCTAAATGGCAGTTATTCGGGCTTGTTCAAAGAAGAAGACAAGTGGTCTTACGGAGATTACACGCCAGACGACACAGACAAAGTCGGTAGCCGTCCTGAGTACCGTACGCTCAACTCATACTACGGTAGACTCTCCTACGACTACCAAGGCAAGTACCTCCTAAACGCTACACTGAGACGTGACGGTTCGTCTATGCTCTCTGATGGCAACAAGTGGGGAACCTTCCCTTCGGTATCACTCGGATGGGTATTCTCTAACGAGAACTTCTTCCCAAGCGGTATTTCCAATATCGTCAACTATGCCAAGCTAAGAGTGAGCTGGGGACAAAATGGAAGTTTGTCTAACCTCAGCCCTGGACAGTGGCAATCCTCTATCGCTACTTCAGTGCAAGGTGTGATTCGATACGAAGATGCAGCGGGCACATTCCAACAAGGAGCAGCGCCATCCAACTTGACCAACCCATACTTGACATGGGAAACCAGTGAACAAATCGATATCGGGTTGGACACAAGGTTCTTTGACGGTCGATTGACTTTTGCCATGGACTACTACCAAAAGAAAACCAAGGATTTGATCACCCCAGGAGCTGCACCGTACTTCGCTGGCAACAAACTCAACTTCACAAATGCAGGAGATGTATTGAACAAAGGTTTTGAGTTCGAATTGGGCTTCAACAACGGGACAGCCAAGGATTTCCAATATGGAATCAACTTGAACCTCTCGACGCTATCCAACGAAGTGACCTACCTCGATCCAAACTACCCAGTACTCAATGGATCCAACGTCGGTACAGGATGGCAAGCAGCTACCAAATTCGAAGAAGGCCAGCCCGTATGGTACTTCAGTGGGTACAAAACGGACGGTATCTTCCAAAACCAGCAACAAATCGATCAGTACATCGCAGACAATGGGTTGACTGGCTATGCACCAGTACCTGGTGATCCGATCGCAGTGGACACCAACGAAGATGGCACCATCTCGGTCGATGACCAAACCTATATCGGAGATGCTATCCCTGAGACCATGTTTGGTGCAAGAATCAACTTGGCGTACAAAGGGTTTGATTTCATCTTGTTTGCTCAAGGACAAGCGGGCAACCAGATCATGATGGGCTTCAACCGTACAGATAGACCTACGGCCAACAAGCCAGCATTCTTCTACGATGACATGTGGACAGGCGAAGGTTCTACCAACTCGTGGTTTAGACCCAACACCAGTGACAACATCGCCTACAGCAGCGACATGATGGTCTTTGACGGTTCCTATGTCAGAATTCGCCAAATGCAATTGGGATACACCTTGCCAAACAGCGTTTCTGAGAAAATCAAAGTCAACAACGTCCGTTTCTATGTCTCTATGGACAATTTCTTCACCTTCACCAAATACCCAGGTATGGATCCAGAAGCAGGTTCTGGCAATGACAACAGCCAAGGGGTGGACAGAGGGTACTACCCAGTACCTAGAACAGTCATCGGAGGTCTAACATTCAGTTTCTAATCATTCAAGAAAGAGAATTATGAAAAATTTCAATATAAAATATTTACTCGTAGCGGTGATGATGATCATGGCTACTGCGTGCGAAGACTTTTTGGATCAGGAGGTTCCTGGAAAATTCCCCGAAGAAGACTTCTATCAAAATGACGAAGACGCAAGCTCTGCCATCACGGCGGTCTACGACATGATGTCGGCACACTATTACACCAACTGGGCCAGCTTGTATGTCGTAAAAATGATGCTATCGGATGAGAGCAATGCAGGTGGATCAAACGAAGGAGATCAACTAGGTTATCAAAACCTAGACGACTTCAAGATCGATGCTCAAAACGACAAAATACAGGATGTATGGAAGATGCTCTACTACACGATCTATCGTGCCAACAAGGTCATCAACAAACTCCCTGGCGATACAGACTTGCAGAAGCGCATCATCGCTGAGGCCAAAGCCCTCCGCGCCATGAACTACTTTGACTTGGTCAGCTTATGGGGTGATGTACCGCTGGTATTGGATGATGTAGCTCCAGCGGACTACACCAGCACCGAGCGTGCACCCGTAGCAGACGTCTATGCGCAGATCGAAATGGATTTGACAGAAGCCATCGCTGTATTGCCAGAGGCATCTGCATATCCTGCTGCCGAAAAATACAGAGTTTCCAAAGGTACTGCGCAAGCTGCTCTAGGCAAAGCACACTTGTACCAAGAAGAATGGAGTGATGCCGCTACACAACTCGAAGCGGTAATCAATTCTAATGTATACTCCTTGGAGCATTCGGTACAGGACGTGTTTGCTACGACGGGTGAGTTTGGACGTGAGTCTATCTTCGAATTGTCGTTTTCGCCAAGTGCTGAGTACGACTGGGGCAACTTCCCATGGGGCGACAACCCAGAAAGCAACATCCATGTACAATTGATGGGACCAAGAGCTGATTTCTATACGATGGCTCCAGGTGACTCCCTCCTCGGAGGTTGGGGATTCAACGTCCCTACACAAAAAATGTACGATGCTTTCATCGATGCAGGTGATGTCAACAGAAGAGTAGTATCCATCCTATCGGATGACGAACTCATCGCTGCTGGCGGCAACTGGACGGAGCCCAACGCGTGGGATTTCGAAGGTTTCTTCCAAAGAAAATACGGTTCATTCAACAACCAAAATGGTGCACCTGTCGGTGACCTCAACTACGGCACCAACTGGAGAATCATCCGATACGCTGACGTACTGTTGATGGCTGCTGAAGCCAACTACCGTGATGGAGATGAAGCAGCAGCCCAAGGCTATCTCAATGAAGTGAGAACTAGACCTGGTACTGCACTAGCCGCAGTGACTCCTACAGGTGCAGCGCTCTTTGACGCGATCGTACTGGAGAGACAACTCGAGCTGGCTTTCGAAGGACACAGGTACCTCGATCTCGTGAGATGGGGAATGGCCGCTACCGAGCTCGGACCCTTGGGATACGTCGACGGCAAACACGACTTGATGCCTATTCCGATCAACGAAGTGAGAACCGCTGGACTAACACAAAACAATTACTAATCACTCAAATAGGGGCTACTGAAATAGGTAGCCCCATTTTTTCCAAAAACATACACTAATGAAAATGATCAGTTGGATATTTAGTTCAGCATGGGTACTCTTAAGTGCTTGCTCCACGGAGGATTCCGGGCCAGTCAAAAACACAGAGTACGAAGGTCCCAAACAGTACACCTATTCTTTTGGGGACACGCCAATCTGGGCCGAAGAATTTGACTACACTGGTGCGCCCAACCCCGACAACTGGACACACGAAACCGGAGGACACGGATGGGGCAACAACGAACTCGAGTACTACACCAATGACATCAACAATGCATCGGTGGCTGATGGCGTCTTGACCATCACGGCCATCAAAGAACCTACCCAAGGCAATGACTACTCGTCTGCACGTCTCATCAGCAAAAACAAAGCAGACTTCAAGTACGGCCGCATCGAAGCATCCGCCCTCCTACCTACTGGCAGAGGCACCTGGCCTGCTATCTGGATGCTCCCCACCGAATGGGTCTACGGTGACTGGCCCAAATCAGGCGAAATTGACATCATGGAACACGTAGGCTATGACCAAGACCGTGTACACATCACCGTGCACACCGAAGCCTACAACCACAGCATCGGCACACAAGTCGGCAAAAACAAAGTCGTCCCCAATGTCAGCACGGAGTTTCATACCTACCGCGTAGACTGGACCCCTGAGAGCATCACCGGATTCATCGATGATGCACAAATTTTCTATTTTCCCAACGAAAAAAATGGTTCTGCCACCTGGCCCTTCAATGAGACCTTCCACATCCTACTCAACCTCGCCGTAGGAGGCGACTGGGGAGGTGCCGAAGGTGTCGATGAGACCGCCTTCCCGACCTCCATGCAGGTAGACTATGTGAGGGTATACGAATTGATACAAACAGAAGTAGAGGAATAAATCATATGAGAATGAAGAAGACATACATGAAAACTCTGGTCGCAGCGACACTGTTGACCCTTGGGTTTGCTTGCACTCCACCGAGTGAAAAAGAAACTAAAAGCATCAAAAACGATCAAGTAGAAGCACTACTGAGCCAAATGACGCTCGAAGAAAAAGTTGGACAAATGGCCCAGCTCACCCTCGACGTGATCACCAAAGGGGACGATGTATTTTCGAGCTACGAGCCTTTGGAACTCGACGAAGCGCTCGTCAAAGAAGCCCTCCTTGAACACCACGTCGGTTCGATCCTCAACACCGCCAACAACAGAGCACGCACCCCCGAAAAATGGCAGGAGATCATCAGCCAGATCCAAGACATCGCCATCAACCAGTCCAGGCTCAAAATCCCTGTGATCTATGGCATAGATGCCATACATGGCACGACCTACACGGCAGGTGCGACCATGTTTCCTCAGGAGATCGCCCAAGCGGCGACATTCAACCGCGCGCTCGTCCGCAAGGGCGCAGAGATATGTGCCTACGAGACTCGTGCTTCGGCCATTCCGTGGACCTTCTCTCCCGTACTGGATATGGGACGCGATCCACGGTTTCCACGCATCTGGGAAGGATTCGGTGAGGACGTCTACTTGACCTCTCAGCTCGGCGAGCAAATGATCAAAGGATATGAAGGCGAAAACAACGACGTGGGCAACCCACTACATGTCGCTTCTTGTCTGAAGCACTTCTTGGGCTATTCGGTTCCCCTTTCGGGAAAAGACCGTACGCCCGCATACATCCCTGAAATTGAACTCAGAGAAAGACACATACCGGCATTTGCAGCAGCTATCGACGCAGGCGCACATACGGTCATGATCAATTCGGGGCTCATCAACGGCACTCCTGTACATGCCAGCTATGACATCCTGACACGACTGCTCAAGCAGGAGCTAGGATTCGAAGGTGTAGCAGTGACCGACTGGGCCGATATCGACAACTTGTACAAACGTGACAAGGTCGCCGAGACAGCCAAAGAAGCCACCAAACTCGCCATCAATGCAGGGATAGACATGGCCATGATCCCCTACAGCATGGATTTTTGTACGGACCTGGTCGAGCTCGTCAAGGAGGGAGAGGTATCCATGGAGAGAATCGACGATGCGGTACGACGTATCCTGACGCTCAAAGTCAAACTAGGACTATTCGAAACTTCAGTCACTCACTACAAGGACTACCCCAAATTTGGCAGCCAAGAGTTCGCTGACGAATCATATCTCGCAGCAGCAGAAGCCATCACACTACTCAAAAACAAGGACTACATACTCCCACTAAAAAAAGGAGCTAAAATCCTCGTCGCTGGTCCCAACGCCAACAGCATGAGAAGCCTCAATGGCGGATGGACCTATTCGTGGCAAGGCGAAAAAGTAGAGGAATTTGCGCAAGAGTTCAACACGATCTTGGAAGCCCTCCAAAACGTCAACGGCAAAGAATCAACATCCTATGCCGCAGGAGTATCCTACAACGAGAAAGCACAATACTGGCAAGAAAACGTCAACATCG
The DNA window shown above is from Reichenbachiella sp. 5M10 and carries:
- a CDS encoding triple tyrosine motif-containing protein, which produces MRQLLYCLLLWCCVTQLYAEESVERVAQSLGEVKKFNINGTPQVVHYTEEDYRFDSQFWTMAEDAEGVLYFGNNDGVAIYDGERWSLLRLPNGSTVRGLKYASDGNVYVGGYNDLGRIVRNDIGQYKYVSLLDVLRPEDRNFEDIWQIDELDGFVVFRSFKQLIAVKNRRAVTLPAHGQFTRMNVINDHLYVVDHWGIKRLNLKNLETEKLIASDRYDGEELCALLPGRSKRELVIFSRVGKSYSLDLVTSKFELLMNHVPDDSGDQIFCVIKSREGSYFLGMINSKVRVFELTDQRLQEGRTFENLQNNTVLNLYQTRDGSVWALLNKGIDCIEIPSHISKLFEDAAVYDALLYDHKFYVATNQGVYVATYEGDEATLSSDDFSIVPGLEAQAWSLHLYEGKIVVAHDRGVYVLEGQRTSFVNQTNGVWKVIPIEGKPHHYLACAYDGLYLIKYERGSFVYKNKINGFDISGRDIMQSVEDNTFWVCHGYKGVFRIKIDDDYQRTTSLEQYTDQNGLPSAYNNNISIWKGDTVFTTVDGLYRYDRTTNQFELYEELTAVLGRDHLIRKILQDDDKTWYVKEDEMGFFYTSDTSRVYRDLFLSLKGSLLKSMELILPLSDSGVLVGTNNGLYKFNIGKRNEVVTAPTVITQVKYKNQEDSVIYCPLVSQRGSHLKLPNNTSSLTFNFATPRFSTQKDLQYSYKLESMDRQWSEWDEVSEKEYSYLKAGQYTLKVRSRTTFGDRSEEVAYVFEIEPVWYQTKGALTVLAVLAVIGLVLARTLVRQKIKRTKEEAHRVKTSLELEIKNMTLERENENIELEKKRLEEDVVQKSKELANYTILLLKKRELLAAMAAELKELRSKIKNASNREIVRSMTRRINLNLQDEEHLNVFDANFERVHQEFFNELKVNFPDLTQKELRLCGFVNMNLTNKEIAAILNISVRGVETARYRLRKRLSLGKEINMVEFLATLSSTSEEGVIEESDEDYFND
- a CDS encoding cellulase family glycosylhydrolase, with the protein product MKDIKTLFRQSVLLLLCMTPYLCSAQYLTTDGTQIIDGEGKEIILRGIGLGGWMLQEGYMLRTTGPQHQIEAKIEDLLGKEKKEEFYEAWLSNHCQKIDIDSMASWGYNSVRLPMHYKLFTPPIEEEEENAGQITWNEEGFEMVDELLSWVKANDMYLILDLHAAPGGQGENEDISDYDRTKPSLWESTANQDKMVALWKKLAERYADEPNIGAYDIINEPNWGFQNHADDLNGCSESQNTPLWNLQKKITAAIREVDQNHIVIIEGNCWGNNYAGLPALWDDNLVLSYHKYWNSNSQASIQGMLDMRTNRNVPIWLGETGENSNAWFADAIELFETNHMGWSWWPLKKMGSNNPLQVEINDGYQDILDYWSGSASQPTEENAYRSLMELAENLKLENNTYHPDVVDAMIRQPHSTETLPYKNNRLSETETTRIFAVDYDLGRAGSAYHDIGYTNETGQPGGLAWNQGYAYRNDGVDIQTGQDDISNGYTVGWTEKGEWLLYTLDVPADGQYQIDLRYASNTDDTALRLYVNDSDQTGTVQLPNSGGFNAWSTQTVGQLVLYQGTQKLKLYIENGGFNANYITFDLKKN
- a CDS encoding carbohydrate-binding protein, whose protein sequence is MSLNKQLDVVTIEGNPGFRLGVDGIYTELGQATLDESNPRILHITNTLPLIDTHQLTLSYSGTQIQATDGSFLQEFSELPVDNHLPVYTVLPAKIEAENYITNIGLVHENTTDAGGGENLGHTATGDYVDYHVTVQDTTVFQIDARVASESAGGTLELQQLNENNEIIQKVQLSFGPTGGWQTWTTVSTSAILYPYRGTLRIKVIAPEFNLNWIRFSKTVLSTPSHERSANLQLYPNPTRDEVQVEIPNEKGTATLSLTDLNGRVWRTESIDLAHPHPLSIHGLSSGAYIVEIRSSHTTWRQRLLIN
- a CDS encoding TonB-dependent receptor gives rise to the protein MKLQTLQLLQRSIRPLMVLCLTLLWSFAQAQTTVRGKVTDETGESLPGVSILVKGTTTGTVSDLDGNYSINIDDSDAVLSYSFIGFLTQEATVGSRTTIDITLPMDVQSLEEVVVIGYGEQKKSLSTGAISSVKAQELQTVSTGRIDQALQGRTPGVSIRPTSGSPGASTKIRIRGVSSNGGSDPLFIIDGVRTGAAGMDYLSPNDVESIEVLKDAASSAIYGAEGANGVVIVTTKKGKPNTGSITYSGQYGVQSMDPSLMPLMTAPQYQEYMTAAGAPGAPTPADINGIGDGTDWLDEMTQNAPQQSHTLSFAGGTEKSTYFISGTMFQQDGVIGGDKSRFNRYTARLNSNHKLKEWISVGQNLSYSYIQKSGLAENDEFGGLVASGLALDPVTPVSYTGSTLPAHVQSAVDAGQPLVRDSNGDYYGISQFVKGEYGNPLARIDLQQGQTVQNKILGNAFVEIKPIEGLTITSRVGIDAAFQRFHTWTPTFWFSSESLNTVANGSDEWQEWYTWQWENFASYDKTIGDHHFNLLAGTAIQKYTYNNLNGSYSGLFKEEDKWSYGDYTPDDTDKVGSRPEYRTLNSYYGRLSYDYQGKYLLNATLRRDGSSMLSDGNKWGTFPSVSLGWVFSNENFFPSGISNIVNYAKLRVSWGQNGSLSNLSPGQWQSSIATSVQGVIRYEDAAGTFQQGAAPSNLTNPYLTWETSEQIDIGLDTRFFDGRLTFAMDYYQKKTKDLITPGAAPYFAGNKLNFTNAGDVLNKGFEFELGFNNGTAKDFQYGINLNLSTLSNEVTYLDPNYPVLNGSNVGTGWQAATKFEEGQPVWYFSGYKTDGIFQNQQQIDQYIADNGLTGYAPVPGDPIAVDTNEDGTISVDDQTYIGDAIPETMFGARINLAYKGFDFILFAQGQAGNQIMMGFNRTDRPTANKPAFFYDDMWTGEGSTNSWFRPNTSDNIAYSSDMMVFDGSYVRIRQMQLGYTLPNSVSEKIKVNNVRFYVSMDNFFTFTKYPGMDPEAGSGNDNSQGVDRGYYPVPRTVIGGLTFSF
- a CDS encoding RagB/SusD family nutrient uptake outer membrane protein codes for the protein MKNFNIKYLLVAVMMIMATACEDFLDQEVPGKFPEEDFYQNDEDASSAITAVYDMMSAHYYTNWASLYVVKMMLSDESNAGGSNEGDQLGYQNLDDFKIDAQNDKIQDVWKMLYYTIYRANKVINKLPGDTDLQKRIIAEAKALRAMNYFDLVSLWGDVPLVLDDVAPADYTSTERAPVADVYAQIEMDLTEAIAVLPEASAYPAAEKYRVSKGTAQAALGKAHLYQEEWSDAATQLEAVINSNVYSLEHSVQDVFATTGEFGRESIFELSFSPSAEYDWGNFPWGDNPESNIHVQLMGPRADFYTMAPGDSLLGGWGFNVPTQKMYDAFIDAGDVNRRVVSILSDDELIAAGGNWTEPNAWDFEGFFQRKYGSFNNQNGAPVGDLNYGTNWRIIRYADVLLMAAEANYRDGDEAAAQGYLNEVRTRPGTALAAVTPTGAALFDAIVLERQLELAFEGHRYLDLVRWGMAATELGPLGYVDGKHDLMPIPINEVRTAGLTQNNY